In the Andrena cerasifolii isolate SP2316 chromosome 3, iyAndCera1_principal, whole genome shotgun sequence genome, GTGTACACGCGATGCCTGCAGGAAATGGGAATATTCTACGATCCGTCCATTACGCGAATCGGTGCATCGCTGCGAACCACCCTTTTGGCGGAGCAAGGAAATTACTTCCAGTACTTGCCACTGATTCTCCGCGAGCGACGTTTGTGTAACACTGCGCCAAGCGCAACGAGGACTGAGCGGGTTTGCCAGTCCTTTAGAAATCGATACACGCCCACTCTAGACTTGTCGAAAACCGGTGCGAATAATCACGTAAATCGCACGGTGCCGTTCGTTCATCGGGAACATTCTCCGTGAACACCGGAGCGGAGGACGAAATGCAAATGGAAGTTCATACGCGGCTTGAATTCGAATCgcataaagccgcgtattcacctgcgcattcgccccgaatgtgcattcggcgcgcaccgattttttgctcgtgcggcgcgcggtcggtgctcagcgtgcattcggcgcgcggtaGGTGCTCGGCGTGCAttcggcgtgcattcggcgcgcattcggcgtgcattcggcgcgcgcccggcgcgcattcggcgtgcGTTCGGCGCGCGACCGGCGCGCGTcccgcgcgcattcggcgcacgTTCGGCCCACGTTCGGGAATCGTGCAGTGTTCTTTCACAACAGTCTCTATAAGCATCGATCCGAAGAACGAGGAGAAAAGTCATGGACGAAAATATTGCAGTTGCTAGTGCTAGTTTCATTGTATTGTATacattgctaaaaaaaaaaaaggataaaaagaagaaacgttgGTGGACGAAGAAACTTTATACCAGCAGATGCAACGAAAAATTTCTACGTGATTTAAATGCTGAAGTGGGAAGCAACCAATTTCGAAACTTTACGAGGATGTCATcggaagatttttttattatattaaattatattcgagATAAGATTGCAAGACAAGATACTGCCTACAGAAAAGCCATTACGCCGGAAGAAAGATTGGCCATTACATTAAGATTTCTTGCAACCGGAGATTCGTATAGTAGTATGCAATATCTATTTAGAATCTCAAAACAGGTTATTTCAAAAATCGTACCAGAGGTGTGTGAAGCAATAATTGAGAGTTTGATTCATTATGTGAAGGTAAGtcatttatttatcaatatacatattaaagtatttatttaaaaaaatattattttgtacatatgcgaaagaatataattaggtatgtgttttaatataaattttaattatcggtGTCAGAGAAGTGGGAGAAATATGAGTTTAGTGTACAATCAGAACTATTGGAAAATGGAGATGGATGTGATGATTCGGAAGGTGGAATAGACTGTGGATAGGTGTCGTAGGTGTTGGAATTGTCACTGATTGAATGTGATGAATTATGTGAATCGTGTCTATTAGAAACAGGAGTAAGTTCGGTGTAGATGGTAGTAGTAGGCGGTGTAGGTGGGGAAACAGGATTTGTAGactgtggaatgaatgtggacgaagaagcaggtggaatgaatgtggacgaagaagcaggtggaatgaatgtggatgaagaagcttgtggatagaatgtggatgaagaagcttgtggaatgaatgtggacgaagaagcaggtggaatgaatgtggatgaagaagtTTGTGAAtagaatgtggatgaagaagcttgtggaatgaatgtggacgaaggAGCATGTGAAGTATTATTGAGCTGTTGCGAAGGATTGGGTGAAGGCGGAATTAAGGAGGACATTTCTATTTCATAGAGTATATTGCTGATTTTATGTTGGGCTACCACTCGCTGCTGgttgttaaatttttgtaatttggccGCAACATATCTCCCGAATGCTGGGCACTCGTCACTCTCCGAATTACGGGCATCAAtggcagtttttaaatatttaaaagcttCATCGATTCGGGGGTCTTCTTTCCGCTTGCACGACTTTTTCGgtgatttaatttgttttgccCGTTGTGATGTTTCTTCGGGCGCGACGTCGTCCACAGGGTTAATAAGGATGTCAGCATCGACTGCTTCATCCACATCGGCAGTCTAAAtacaatgaaacaaaaaaattaaattaatattgaaattttcagaTGCCATCGACTGCAGAAGAATGGAAGAAAATATCAGATGAATTTGAGGAAATGTGGAATTTTCCGCATTGCGTTGGCGCTATTGACGGAAAACACGTACTAATACAAGCGCCAATAAAAAGTGGAAGTGACTTTTACAATTATAAGTCTCAATTTAGCATCGTATTATTAGCGTTAGTGGATGCTAACTACAATTTCTTATTCGTTGACGTGGGCTGCCAAGGCAGAATATCGGATGGAggagtatttaaaaattgtcatttaTACAAACAGATCGAGGAGCAAAAGCTCAATCTTCCAGCGTCATCTGCTATAGATGGACTAACTGCCGAGatgcctttcttttttttaggagATTCTGCATTTGCTTTAGGTCCTAATATGATGAAGCCATACCCTGGGATTAGTCCAAAAGGATCTATTAAACGGATATTCAATTATCGACTTAGCAGAGCCCGTAGAGTAGTCGAAAATGCCTTTGGGGTTCTATCGAGCGTATTTCGGGTATTGCGAAAACCGTTGCTGTTGCAACCCGAAAAGGCTCAAGTTGTTGTCATGGCTACGATTTGCCTTCATAACTTTCTACGAAACAGTAGAACTTCAAGGAATTATTACACTCCCTCAACTTGTTTTGATGTGGAAGAAAATGGAGAAATCCGGCCTGGAGACTGGAGACAAGAAAACGAACAAGTTTCCCTTTTGCCTTTCAGGTCGGTTGCACGTAGAA is a window encoding:
- the LOC143367015 gene encoding uncharacterized protein LOC143367015; its protein translation is MTSADTMYGPISRRCEPSVRRAIRAAIRLLAVHQSVHSGPNDTMMEWTPQICLKLLEVFEKHESLWNPRHPRYFDTIKKDDAWCTIAQEIGTEAEECKRKVESLKSSYRREKGKIKKSTTTGRGSDEIYHSKWFAFKAMQFLDDNTEPRNTISTADVDEAVDADILINPVDDVAPEETSQRAKQIKSPKKSCKRKEDPRIDEAFKYLKTAIDARNSESDECPAFGRYVAAKLQKFNNQQRVVAQHKISNILYEIEMSSLIPPSPNPSQQLNNTSHAPSSTFIPQASSSTFYSQTSSSTFIPPASSSTFIPQASSSTFYPQASSSTFIPPASSSTFIPPASSSTFIPQSTNPVSPPTPPTTTIYTELTPVSNRHDSHNSSHSISDNSNTYDTYPQSIPPSESSHPSPFSNSSDCTLNSYFSHFSDTDN